The genomic window GCGCGTCGGCGGCCGGAAAGGCGCGCAAAGACTGACGATTCAGGCAAAAATGATGCGGCACCGCCCTGACACATCGCAAAACAAAAACCGCCATAAGCTCATTTTTTTTGAATCTGCTTTACCGAAATTTTTGTTTCGTACTCGCCCTTCACGTTACAGATCGCCCTGACAGATATTTCATCGCCATCTTGCGCCGCGAATTTTATCGGAGGCATCGTCTGCTGGCGGCGGCTGGTCTGAAAGTCGAATTCCTTCTTCGCAATTACCTCGCCGCCGCGAGAGAGAATCACTTCTTTTACAAAATGTTTCGAAGGATCATTAACCATGTGCTCCACGGCGATATTCATTTCCTGCCTGTTTTTACTGTAGGAGGCCTTGATAAAATGCGGCGGGTCAGCAAAGGCGGTGGCAGCAAGAAAAAAAATCGACGAAACCAACAGAAAAAACTTTTTCATGACTAGATCCTTTGAGGGCTTGGAATATTCTCCGATTTTATTTTACGTCAGATCGCAAATCATCCAGCGACTTAATGAGATTCGTCAGCATTTTTGCAATCACATCAAGCTGCTCGTAATATTTGGCATATTGCTCTTCACTGACAAGAGTTTTTCGGTGCAGGACTTGAATAATTGGCACGCACTCAAATGTGGAGCCACGAGCTATCCATAAAAACTGGCGTTTTTCACCTTTGTGCCATCGGCCGTTGCCTTCGGCGATGTTCAAGGGAACTGAAAGTGCAGCACGGGAAAGTTGGTCGATGAGAGAATAGGAAGTTTTGCCTTTAAGATATTCACAGAGAGATTCGACGGTTTCGACCCAATCGAGCGACTTCTGATAAACTTCAAGTTTTTCAAACTGAAATGACATGCAGATTTTAACCTCTATTTTCTATTCTCCATTTTCTATTTTCTCGACTTTTCGCCTACGTCAGTAGCAACCAACCCCGGAAAATAGAAGAATAGAAAATGGAAAATAGAGGACGACTTTTCGCCAGAAAAGTCGTTGCGCGCCCGGGAGGATTCGAACCTCCGGCCCTCTGATCCGTAGTCAGATACTCTAATCCGCTGAGCTACGGGCGCGTAATTCCATTCAAGAACCCGTTATAAGGACTCGAAGGTCCCCTGAAAAAAGCGCAGATCGTGCGGCTCGAACTTGAATTTCAACCCTTTGACTTCACTTCTGCGCTTCCACACCCTTTTTAGAGACTCCACCACGACATCCATATGGGAATTCGTGTAAACCCTTCGCGGGATGGTAAGGCGAACGAGCTCTAGCTTCGGCAACCTGTTCTGACCGGTGGTGTGATCCCTTCCGGCAGAGACTATTCCTCGTTCCATCGAACGAACTCCGCTTTCTATGTAGAGCTCAGCGGCGAGCCGCTGTGCCGGATACTGTTCCTGAGGTATATGCGGAAAGAAGGCCTTTGCATCGACGAAGACGGCATGACCGCCGATCGGACGGACGACAGGTATGTCGGCCTGCATACAGCTACGGCCTAGATATTCTACTTGGTTTATTCTCCAGTTTATTATTTCCTCGTTTTCAGCTGCCTCCTTGAAACCGCGTGCGACCGCTTCCATGTCACGCCCAGCCATACCGCCGTAAGTATGAAGACCTTCGAACACGACCACCAGATTTTTTGCATCGATGAAAAATTTTTCCTCATTCATCGCAAGCCATCCACCGATATTCACGTATGCGTCCTTTTTTGCCGACATCGTGCATGCATCGGTGTAGGAGCAAAGCTCCCGGCAGATATCTTTCAGGCTCTTGTTCGAATATCCCTGTTCGCGTTTCCTGATGAAATAACAATTTTCCAAAACGCGCGCCGCATCTAGCACAACCTTGATACCGTTCCTCCTGCAGTACTTTGAAACCTCACGCATATTGGCCATCGATACGGGCTGCCCGCCTGCCATATTGACTGGCGCACCTACCGTTATGTAGGCAACTCTGTCAGCTCCGAATTCATTTACGATCTTTTCCAGTTTCGCCAGATCTACATTCCCCTTAAACGGATTATCCGCATAGGGATCGTGCGCATCGTCGATTATCACATCGTGGAAAGTTGCGCCGGCCATTTCCTGATGAAGGCGGGTCGTTGTGAAATACATATTTCCAGGAACGTGGTCGCCTGGCTTGATGAGACACTTTGAAAGTATGTGCTCGGCCCCTCTCCCCTGATGAGTGGGAACGATGTACTTGTATCCCATGACATCGCGAACGACCTCTTCTAAAAAATAATAATTCTTGCTGCCGGCATACGCCTCA from Myxococcales bacterium includes these protein-coding regions:
- a CDS encoding four helix bundle protein → MSFQFEKLEVYQKSLDWVETVESLCEYLKGKTSYSLIDQLSRAALSVPLNIAEGNGRWHKGEKRQFLWIARGSTFECVPIIQVLHRKTLVSEEQYAKYYEQLDVIAKMLTNLIKSLDDLRSDVK
- a CDS encoding tyrosine phenol-lyase; this encodes MDDIMMMAEPYKIKMVEHIKIKTRSERERAMKEAGWNTFLLKSEDVWIDLLTDSGTSAMSDYQWAGMMLGDEAYAGSKNYYFLEEVVRDVMGYKYIVPTHQGRGAEHILSKCLIKPGDHVPGNMYFTTTRLHQEMAGATFHDVIIDDAHDPYADNPFKGNVDLAKLEKIVNEFGADRVAYITVGAPVNMAGGQPVSMANMREVSKYCRRNGIKVVLDAARVLENCYFIRKREQGYSNKSLKDICRELCSYTDACTMSAKKDAYVNIGGWLAMNEEKFFIDAKNLVVVFEGLHTYGGMAGRDMEAVARGFKEAAENEEIINWRINQVEYLGRSCMQADIPVVRPIGGHAVFVDAKAFFPHIPQEQYPAQRLAAELYIESGVRSMERGIVSAGRDHTTGQNRLPKLELVRLTIPRRVYTNSHMDVVVESLKRVWKRRSEVKGLKFKFEPHDLRFFQGTFESL